From a single Brassica napus cultivar Da-Ae chromosome C9, Da-Ae, whole genome shotgun sequence genomic region:
- the LOC106366619 gene encoding F-box/kelch-repeat protein At5g43190, whose amino-acid sequence MFRLRAPGKKPITITTPTTSTSASNFLYWSPESSPTAVSSPTAMDPIIWSNLPNHILDHILSFLPFKTLVSLRSTSKHLRSLILSPTFLSDHSFSLPSFLLLSHPQAFQSFPLFDPNLISWRTLPLPRSLSLTCASSLLSSSHGLLCFSVSPSSASSLSVFNPLTRSSRSIKFPFYPFPFELLSLVAFPDSYRIFTISSSSSTSRSVCLYDSGDRSWRIFGGVDQVLPRGFNQDGVFYNGSLYFVRSEPFLLVSVNLDDGKWTAATGDGVFPAEDEITFARLVTDPEKKILYMVGGIGSNGICRSIKIYEFKRETESWIEAETLPDIVCRKFTSVCYHNYEHVYCLWHKEMICVCCYNWPEILFFHVGRRTWHWVPKCPSLPEKWSCGFRWFSLVPSLSASV is encoded by the coding sequence ATGTTCCGACTCAGAGCTCCCGGCAAGAAACCCATTACCATCACCACCCCCACCACTTCAACGTCCGCCTCCAATTTCCTTTACTGGTCACCGGAATCTTCTCCCACCGCCGTATCCTCTCCAACCGCTATGGATCCGATCATTTGGTCCAATCTACCTAACCACATCCTCGACCACATCCTCTCTTTCCTCCCTTTCAAAACCCTCGTCTCTCTCCGATCAACATCCAAGCATCTCCGGTCTTTGATCCTCTCTCCAACTTTCCTCTCCGACCATTCCTTCTCCCTCCCTTCTTTCCTCCTCCTCTCTCACCCTCAGGCTTTTCAATCTTTCCCTCTCTTCGACCCTAACCTCATATCCTGGCGCACGTTACCACTCCCTCGCTCCCTCTCGCTAACCTGCGCCTCCTCCCTCCTCTCTTCTTCCCACGGCCTCCTCTGCTTCTCCGTCTCCCCTTCCTCTGCTTCTTCTCTCTCCGTCTTCAACCCCTTGACCAGATCCTCCAGATCTATCAAATTCCCGTTCTACCCTTTCCCCTTTGAGCTTCTCTCCCTCGTCGCTTTCCCTGACAGCTACCggatcttcaccatctcctcctcctcctccacgtCGAGGTCCGTTTGTCTCTACGATTCCGGCGACCGCTCGTGGAGAATATTCGGCGGCGTTGACCAAGTGTTACCTCGTGGGTTTAATCAAGATGGAGTCTTTTACAATGGGTCACTCTACTTCGTCAGATCCGAGCCTTTTCTCCTCGTGAGCGTCAATCTCGACGACGGAAAATGGACAGCCGCCACCGGAGACGGAGTCTTCCCGGCGGAGGATGAGATCACGTTTGCTAGATTAGTTACTGATCCCGAGAAGAAGATTCTTTACATGGTGGGAGGAATCGGAAGCAATGGGATATGCAGGAGCATCAAGATTTATGAATTTAAAAGAGAAACAGAGAGTTGGATCGAAGCTGAAACGCTCCCGGACATTGTTTGCCGGAAGTTTACTTCGGTTTGTTACCACAACTACGAGCATGTGTACTGTCTTTGGCACAAGGAGATGATCTGCGTCTGTTGCTATAATTGGCCTGAGATTCTCTTCTTTCATGTTGGGAGAAGGACATGGCATTGGGTTCCCAAGTGTCCTTCGTTGCCGGAGAAATGGAGCTGTGGGTTTCGCTGGTTCTCTCTCGTCCCGAGCTTGTCTGCTTCCGTTTAA